A window from Telopea speciosissima isolate NSW1024214 ecotype Mountain lineage chromosome 8, Tspe_v1, whole genome shotgun sequence encodes these proteins:
- the LOC122670531 gene encoding phosphatidylinositol transfer protein 3-like, whose protein sequence is MGWVEVLLRQGALVWKINIIFKGCVLDPFIFGKMSSMKLQGSGIEKTLSHEEQQTKINEIRQLIGPIADKLPNFCSDASMLRYLKARNWNAKKACKMLKESLKWRLEYKPEKIRWEDIASEAETGKIYRSNYLDKYGRPVLVMRPGFQNTTSTRGQIKYLVYCMENAIMNLASDQEQMNHYPERLGLAILCNPPKVFESFWTVCHLVLLIFQ, encoded by the exons ATGGGTTGGGTCGAAGTTCTTCTCAGACAAG GAGCTTTGGTGTGGAAAATTAACATTATATTTAAAGG CTGTGTATTAGATCCATTCATTTTTGGAAAGATGTCTTCCATGAAACTGCAAGGAAGTGGGATAGAAAAAACTTTGTCACATGAAGAGCAGCAAACCAAG aTCAATGAAATTAGACAGCTTATAGGTCCTATTGCTGACAAGTTGCCAAACTTCTGTTCGGATGCTTCAATGTTGAGGTATCTCAAAGCAAGGAATTGGAATGCGAAGAAAGCATGTAAAATGCTGAAGGAATCCTTGAAGTGGAGGCTTGAATACAAGCCAGAAAAGATCCGCTGG GAAGACATTGCCTCTGAAGCTGAGACAGGGAAGATCTACAGGTCCAACTACTTAGACAAGTATGGAAGGCCTGTTCTTGTCATGAGACCTGGTTTCCAG aACACCACCTCAACAAGAGGGCAGATAAAATATTTGGTTTATTGTATGGAGAACGCCATAATGAATTTGGCCTCAGATCAGGAGCAGATG AATCATTACCCTGAGAGGCTGGGCCTAGCAATCCTCTGTAATCCGCCAAAAGTTTTTGAGTCTTTCTGGACGGTATGTCACCTAGTGTTATTAATTTTTCAATAG